The DNA sequence attataaagaGATAGTAGTAACACATTAAAAGTTGTAGGGTTGTAGGAGCATGCATTATTAATTACTACGAGTTTTATATATCTTTTGAGCATGTGATTTTTAGATAGTTTATaagtgtaaaatattttttattttttcagttAAATTTTGGGAATTAAATTTGATTCAATATTTTTTGACGATTTACTTATAAAATGATCATTCGTTGATAATTTAACATGAAGATATgcaacaaattaattattatatgaCTTTTGATGAATATGGAATAACTTtaatttctataatttttttatgttgtattATTAATATGGACCACTCTTGTTTTCTTAActactaatattcattgatgtAACACATTAAAAGAGAGGAGCAATCAAACTAAGAAGGAAGACATCGAATTCTCTTACCCCAAAAGTAAcctaaaagagaaaaaaatctATATGTAAATGTAGTCTATAACTTTATATACATAATTGAATACTTgatagtttattttttattttttttgtaaatatgtACATGTAGCTTGAAGTGATAAACAACATAACTTCTGGAAAATTATTGACATGGGAAAAAGATACAACAATAAGAAGCCACGATTTCAAAACATAAGAATCTTTCAAACAAAAGAAGAAAGTTGAAAatatcttctcttttttcatgAGTTCAAAAGTTATAAGGTTCTAATggaaaaggacatgtaaaaagAACTatttttcaatcttatcttttgttCCTTCTCAAATTAGAAGGagtagtttaattttgatgatgaaAACGTAAGGAAATTTAATTTGAAatcattttaaatataataaatggtTAAAGCTAGTAATGTTATTAATACATttacatattattaaattaaagtaTTTTGATAAAACAATGCATTCATGCAGTGCTAGCTGTCCACTCTTACAGTGTCATCACAATAATTTCACAGTAAAAAGACACATCAGACAGCAATGCACACGATCGAGGAAGAACAGGGACATGTAAGTCACACAAGTTATtttcatatataaattaaaaaagtaataaacacttatcttatcttattattattggattattacatttattttttttgaatccCTGAATTAATCACTCATCAACTTCAGATGTGtaaaaaatgattatttttttctttaatttatacTATGATGCACACTAGTTTGAAAGCTAAGATTAGCTGGCCCCTACTGTGTATTTGATATACTTAGTAACGGAAACAGATAAACATAACCAAACTTGGGCTTTGATGGCAACCGCTATCAGTAGACAGTGGCCTACCTAGGTTCATAAGGAACGAACCTAGCTTCTTTCTCTGTATATCCACCTTCACCTTAGTGATCATAAAGTACAAAGCAGAAATAGCTAAAAGGATGTGTGTGTGAGTGTGATATTCACATTATGATTTATGAGGCTAAAGGTGCTATTCTTTTATATGCTGCTTAAATTTTGTTTCATTTATTATTTAtcgttattttttaaatttaattatttaatatttttagtaattagaaaataatttttaaatgcCATAATAAACACTAGTAAGACCACAGTAAATATCACATAATATGCTACTATATATAGCGACAATCTCAATAGTTTCTTGTTTTCACTCTTGTGTATATGCATACCTTCATTTATTCAAGAATAAAGTATTAATTCAAACggtctatttttttttttgaactaaCAAAAGCTCAACACCATACAGTGGAGCAAAGGTCAAGTGCTacatagataaataaagaaaacaagACCATAAAGCTTGTCATCGCCTGCACTGCGCTTAACAACCACTAGGATTACTGTCAGTCCAATCTTTGTAGCTCAGAAGCGTTCTCTGTTGTATGAGGTCAACACTTGCCACTGTATTGTTGAATATCCTACCATTCCGTTCCAACCATATGTTCTAAATCACCGCAAAGAACCCAGTCAACCACCGCTTCTGTCCTGTTTACTTGTGTGCAAGCCAGTCCAGCCCTCAAACAACCCTTTAATGGTACCCGGCATAGCCCACTTCCTACCAACTGACTGCAACCAAAAGCCCCACACTTGCCATGCTATATCACACGTAAGAAAGAGATGCTCGACAGATTCGATCTCCTTATTGCAGAGCACACAAAGAGTATCACTGTGAGGAATCACGCCTAGCCTACTCAACCTGTCTTTGGTGTTGACTCTACCAACAAGTACAAACCAGCCAAAGAGCTCAATCCTCGGAGGCACCACTCCTTTCCACAATGAACTTGTGAAACTATAGCTTGTGATCGCTGCCGGCAAATTCTCCGATTGAAGTACCCGCACAAAAGAGTTAGTAGAAAACACACCCTTGCTATCAAACTTCCAGACCACATTATCCTCCATACCCTGTGACAGCTTTACTGGCCGTAACCTTTCATGCAGCTGGTGGACAAGTTCCAGCTCCCATTGGAACAGTTCTCTCCTCCATTGGAAATTCCATATCCACTCCAGACCATCCCAAAACCCACAATCCCCTACGACAACTCCTTGTTGGTTGGagacagagaagagtcttggaaACGCCACTTTCAGTGGCCCACCTTGTACCCAATTATCTTCCCAAAATAGGGTACTTCTTCCATTCCCTACTTCCATAGCCAGGCCAGTAACCAATTTATCCCTTATTCGCGGCTCTTTTATGTTTAGCTGGCAAATGTCCTTCCAAGGCCCGCCTGTCGCCGGTATCTTCTGATTTACCAACATGACATCAGGGCTCAAGTTGTTACAggagcaaacaattttcttCCATAAGGGGCAATCCTCCTTTGAAAACCGCCACCACCACTTAAACAAGAGTGCTGTGTTCCGAAGCACTGCATCCCCAACCCCCAAACCCCCGGCCTTCTTTGGAGCCTGAACCAATTCCCACTTAACTAACGGGATACCATCCTTTCCATCCCCCTTACCCCACATAAACCTCCTTTGCAAAGCAATCAGCTTGTCCGATACTGCCTTCGGCATCTTGTACAGGCTTAAGTAATAAATTAGTAGGCTATTCAGTACCGACTTAATGAGGATAAGCTTGCCTGCTTTATTCAGTATCTTCGCTTTCCACAGGCTCAGCTTTTCTTCCACCTTCTCTATGACCGGTTTCCAAGTCTTCACTAGTCTTGGATTTGCACCGAGATAGATACCAAGGTATCTAACCGGTAACACAGCTTGCTTGCACCCCAGAAGGCCGCACGCCTGATCAACCCACTCCTGCTCACAGTTTACTGATATCAGATTTGACTTATCATAATTAATGCCCAACCCCGACATCAACTCAAAACAGCGTAGCAGTCTCTTATAATTCACCACTGTTTCTGTGTTTGGGGGACAAAATAATATCGTATCATCCGCAAATTGAAGATGCGATAATTCCACATGCTCACCTCCGACCAGTAGTGGTTCAATTCGTCCGTTCCTGACAGCTTCCCCCACAATCCGATGCAACACATCAACCACAAGCACAAACAGAAGGGGGGACAGGGGATCCCCTTGTCTGAGGCCCCTTTCCAAGTGAAAAGGTTTGGTTGGAGACCCGTTCACTAGGACTGACATAGATGCCGTGCTCACACACACTTTTATCCAAGCCCTCCATCTATGGCCAAACCCCATCTTCTGAAGCACAATATCCACAAAGCTCCATCGGACtctatcatacgctttttgaAAATCAAGTTTGATAATTGCCGCCTTCTTCTTTCTCGTCTTGAGCCAATGGACCGTCTCACAGGCGATGAGCGCACCGTCATGGATTTTTCTACCCTTTACAAACGCCGTTTGGGTCTCTCCCACCAATCCTGGCATAACTGGTCGCATCCTTCTTACCAGAACCTTCGAAATTACCTTGTAAACACAGCCCACCATACTAATCGGCCTGAAGTCCTTGATTTCCTTAGCCCCCACAAATTTTGGAGCCAGCGTCACCCATGTGACGTTCACATCAGATGGTAATTCTGCCGTTTGAAAAAAGTCCATTACTGCTCCGGTGAACTCCTGCCCAATCTCTTCCCAACATTTCTTAATGAAATTCATGTTAAACCCATCACTCCCTGGGGCTTTAGAAGATTCACAATCCCAAACGGCTTCCTTGATTTCCTCCACCGACGGCAACAcctccaatgcctcagccacATCCCTATCAATCTGATTCAGCAACCCGTCACGAATACCAATCCTCGGAGCATACTCCTGGCGATATAGCTCCTTATAGAAACCCCGAATTGCATACTTTATCCTCACTGGGTTCCGCACTAACCTCCCCTGGATCACTAGAGCATCAATCCTGTTATGCCGCCTTCTGGCCGAAGCAATGTTATGAAAATATCTCGTATTCCTGTCCATGTCCCGTGCATGTTTGGATCGAGACATCTGCTTCCAGTGAATTTCCTTCCTGATATACCACTTTTTACAAAAGCTCACCAAAGCCTTTCTTCTAGCCTCCGTCGTATCATCATAGATTCCATCACTAACCTGGATATCAAGCTTCTTTATTTCATCCTCAAACCTCAGCAGTCTACTGTCCATATCACAGAAGTTATCTTTGTGCCATTGCCTCAATGGCACTGTCAATGACTTCAGTTTACCAATGAAAGGAGCATCGCCCAGGTTCCTCCATTCATCTCTCACCATTCTCAGGAAGCCCTCATGGGTAAACCAGGAATCTAAACTCCGAAAAGGTCGCGGGCCCCCTCGAATCCTAGAATCCTCCACAATTAACGGGCAATGATCGGACAGGCCCCTCGGACCACCTTTCACCCAAAGGTCAGGAAACTCCTCCACCCACTCAACAGAAACCAGCACCCTATCAATTCGACTACAGGATTGACCCCGAAACCATGTGAACTTCCCATCAGACAGAGGTAAATCCAGCAACTGCATATCCTGAACCCAACTCTTAAATTCTTCCGCTGAAGCTGAAAGACTCGTCCCCCCTTTCCTATCCTCCACCTGCAAAATCTCATTGAAATCTCCTAGCAAGAATAGAGGGACTTGGCACAGTCCCGCCATAAAGCTCAATTCTTCCCAAACCAATCGCTTTTCTTCCCTCTCATGCGCTCCATACACCAAACAGAAAACAcaatgaaaattattttttgttaacaCGCCTTCAATGCACAACCACCGCTCTCCTTTATAACAATTACTAGCCTTAAACATCAAGTCATCCCACAGCAATAAAAGTCCTCCAGCGGCCCCATTAGATTCCACAAACTCCCATCCTACCGTATTGTTCCCCCAAATTCTTGCCACATCAAATTTCGAGATCATCTCCCTTTTCGTTTCAATCAAACCCAACATATTCAACTTATatttgttcttcaaagatttcACCATACTTATTTTCCCATCCCCCCTCAATCCCCTAATATTCCAACAACTCACAATCATTTAGATAAAGAGCTGTTCACCTTATGTTTGTTCTTCGGACGACTCCTTCTtgccttttctttctgttttgcCAATCTTCTCTTTGCTGCTATTTCATCATTTTGAGCTTGCAAAATACTCATGATGTCCACATCTTCATCATACAGCACAGCACCAGATTCAACTGCCAAAGCCCAGGTCACTTCATTTTCATGCAGCTGTTCCTCTCGTGAATCTTTGGCCACCTCCTCCTGAGTTTGCTTGTTTTGCCACTCTATGCCAATTGCTTGGCTAACCCCATCCACATGTGCTCCACCATCTTCCGCCCCACCATGTTCACATACCATTGCTGTTCGGTTAACCTTCATGGATGCTACCTTCCCTCTCCCATGGTCCAGCAACCCCGGTACCCCTACCCAGTCCACCTGCACCGGCACCAGACCCTCATCAATCGCGCACTCTCCAACCTGTACCCCCTCCCTGACACCGAGCCCTGTCGGTTCGAGCTCCTCTCTCAGCACGCCCTCCGGCGCCGCAGCAACAATAGCCTTCGACAGTACCCCTACCCCGTCTACCTCCACCGGCACTAACCCCTCGGCTATCACGCGCACCCCTCCCTGCCTCCTCTCGACGATCTCTGCAGGGTCACCCGCCCCCGCCGAGCCCATCGTAGTTCCCCGCAAATCACCCGGCGCCACAGCACTTGCCTCCATCGATGGGCTCTCCTCCATCGGCCCTAGTCGTTCAAGTCTGTCACCTCCCTCTAGGGTTCCCGCCGCCTCACCCTCTTCACATTCCTGCGCTCCAGTCCAGCAAGCAGGAGGAAATGTGCTAACCCGCCTGCCCGATGCCCGACCCGTGCCAACATGATCCGGACCATCAGAAACAGGCTTGTCTACCTTCTTACCCACGTGAGGCCCACTCTTCCTAGCCCTCCCCATGCACGGTGCATCTAATTCTTTTGGCCCAACATCACTCTTGGTGGTACTTGGGCCTCCTGGAACCAAGCCCCACGTTACACCCCCCAAATTGTTATCTCCACCCTGGCCCACTTGATCATGCCCCCTTAAACTTATATCCTCACCAAATTCATGTACATCAGGAACCCTTCCTCCCCCAGTACCATGCACCTGTGTAACCGTTTTGTCAGACACCCCTTCGTCACAACCACCAAATCCCTGAGAGATCGGTTCTCTTTGATTCTCTGTACACCACACTAAATCAGTTCCCAGGCTAGGCGTTTGAATTTCAAAATGCTCAACGGTAGAATCATTCAACAACACCTCCGTATTTACTATTCTATCCTCCCCCACGTGAACCCGGTTGACCTCACCGGTGATTAGCTCCGCTGCCGGATCCGACCGTACCACCACTTGCTTCAACCTATTGTCCTCGTGTCCCTCAGCCCCATTCTTCTCGTAAACCCCGTGGTTCTCCATTGAGGCTGTCGTCCCACCATCCTCCACACCCATCTCGGTCACAAGGATTGTAAATTCAGCATCCCCGACCGCAAGGTGAACCCTTTCTCGAATGACGCCAAGCTCCTCAGTATCAACTTGGACTCTGCCAACCCGAAAAGAGGCCCCTTCTCCCGTTGGGACATCACACTGTATCACATCGCCCCACTGGCCGCCAATCACTGTAAAGGTTTCCGGTGTCCAGACATGGAGAGGTACACCATAGCACGCCAACCACACTCTACGAGATACACAATGCTCTGATGCCTCCCATTTCCGAACCCTATGAAAAAATTGGAGCAGAGTATCCAGTTTGAACGTGAAAGCCTCATCCGCATGCTGCACCGTATCAAAAGTAAGCAACACTTTAGCCACTCCGATCTCCCTAACATCCACCACATGATGCATATTTGTGGGAATAGTTCGTTTCAACGACTTCACGTCCGTCGGTTTCAACGTAGTCCCTACTAAACTCCTCCCCAACCAAACCATGTTCTCAGCCCCTAAAGCTACTTCAACCCTTTTCCCACCCTCATTGCCATTCTGTTTTGGTGGTGAAACTTGGACCGGCAATTCAGGCAGCTCAATGGTATCCATCACCTCTGCACCGTTAAGAGCTCCCTCGGTGCTCCTATGCAGCTGTGGACTATGAGCCCCCTGTATCCCTTGGTATCCCGCTTGCCACGACCTTCGGAACTTGGCTTCCCCCACGGACACAATTTTCCCCCGCAATCGGAAATTGTTCATTTCTGCTATAGCCTTTAGAGCACCCCCTTTCGTCGTGTATCGAACAAATGCGAATAGGTATACcatggtgttctttcttttccGGCACAGATAGATATCATTAATCCATCCCGTCCAACCAAACAGCTGATGCAACTCCTTCCTGGAAATATCCTCCGGCAAATTGTCCACGAACACTGTAAATGACTCCTTCTCCAAACGATGATACGCCTCTCGATTCCAGACTCGGGGATCCTTGTCTTGAATCCGGCATCCCCTGTACCCACCCCCACTAGTGTTTCCCCTCCCTCTCATCTCTAAGCATTCATGGAAACATTAAACTAAAACAACACTTTAGTGTTAATCCCAATTAAGAAGAGACAAGAATTTGTGAATATTGAAATAAGGTGACTCTAGTGTTGGACCTAAGCAACATAGTaccaaaattattaaataatagtGGGGGAAATTGAAAATGACATTCCTTCAAACggtctaaatttattttatttaatatttatttattatataatatattaaataaaataaaaaatgctaagttttaataatttttagcAAATATTCTTTTGttaccaaatattttcaataataatgtTGGGTAAAACAGTTAAAGCTGCaactaatttttgttttaagatCAGCCTAATTGCTTAATCCTCTTTTTCCCCCGGCCTCCAACTTGGATGAAAATTTTCCTCTAAAACTTTCGTTTTTCTAGTGCCCCCTTTTAATAAAAGGTAAATTTAGATGTCAATTTGTAATGGATGGTCGTATACTATTCGTTATGATGGTTCCTGCACTTTAATAATTTCGTCTTTGACTTTTCAACAATTCTAACAAATATTTGTGAGTAACGTGAGAAATGCTAAGGGAAGATTAGTAATTTAGAACCATGTTTGAAACAGAGATTTTATAATTGATGTTTTGATATGAAAATAGTGGTATTGATATAGTTACACAAGAATTCTCAAGTAAATTTTTATTGTGCACTTAGGATTCGAACATCATATACATGTTTATCTATTTGTTAAATCCATCCCTTGAGGTAAGAATTTTGTCTTGTTTCACAAATGGTGAACTCTTCATGATCTTTATTGCGAACTATTGAGATATCATGTACGATAAACACACTTTTAATTTGTTACTCCGCTTAGAGTTATAAGCGTTAATCTCCACCCTTCAAAAGGccatgatgatgataataataattaagtGGAGTTCCATGTGAAATATTGCTAACAAAGACACTTATCTTAAATAAAGTAAACAGAAAACTGCAGCTGTACGCTTGAAGAGGCAGAAACATGCGGATATGCTTCGTTGCTTACTACAAAATGATATCATTATCCTAAAACAGGATCGGAGGCAACTTGCACTAATTTATGACcaaattgatataattaagtaATTGCCTAATAACTAATTATTGCAACTATTTTGCCAATTGGTGCCGAACTCCTGAAATTCGGCtgattattattatatatatcttCCTAGCTCTTACATGAACAAAAATATTGATTCTTTTGACTTGGCCATAACTCTTAAGTCACAAACTAGAAGTTAAGGAGGCAACATTCTTGTATGTTGATTGGTACTGCAATTGAGGCTGTCAGGACTTTAGATACTTCAGAAAAAAACTAAATTGCAGCGATTGTTTATTTATGTATTGGTGTTCATGGGTGTAGCTGAGTTCAGTGAAATATGGCTATAGCTTCCTCTGCAGTTCATGAAAAACGCAGCAGCAGAGTAGTTTCCCCTGTTTAATGGACAACAACCACTAACAGAATGCCAGAATATTGTGATGTCCATGTTCTTAATTATTCTCAGCCTAATTTTTGGCATCTAGAGTCGTGGGTTACCACTGATAATGAAACAAGTTGGTAAAATAATGTAACAACTTTAACATAACACTAGCTTTTCTAGTTTTCTATAACTATTAAACACACCAATTGTTATCATTTGAGCCTTTACTTTTAGCGTATCGCGTTTAATTAAACctttttggtttagagactTATATCATCAAAAGCTCAAAGCTTCACCTTAGTGGAGTGCAACCTCactctgatctgatcaaaatTCTGTCTATGCCGGATGAGTGGATGTTAATATCTTCCATCAGCATTATACGAAAAGAATCATTGTTTCTGAAATATCTTGgtattatttgaaaataatcAGATCCATATATAAAATTGTGTAACCAAGAGGAACAACGACAAgagtctttttcttttcttaaaggGCAGTAACAACAAAGACTAGATACAATTTTCTCGCCTAGATCACTCCATCCCCCAACAAGGGAAAGAGGAGACTTCAAActgtaattaaaaattaatcaaacatattcaagcaagaaaaaaaaggaCATTCAACTTAAAAATTGAACAAATGTAATTTGGAAAATGCGAAAATCACTAAAGAGAGACGCAGAGTAAAAAGTACAATTACAAATTACAAGctattgttgtttttcttttaccCTCcccttttatttatcttttgcCTCTGACTCGCTCACTCTCTCACTCTCTCACTCACTTCACTCGGTTACTGAGTCACTCTTCTTCCAAAGTTTTCTTCAAACCATGCCATTTCCCCAATAATAATACCCAATTAATCTACAGAGTATataatagtagtagtagtagtaacaGTAGTAATAATTAAGGTCACCATCCATCCATCCAACTCAGGCCCCACGCGCCGAGTCAACTCACTAAGACTCGCCGCCAGAAGAAAGGGGTGGAAGCTTCCACGCCGAGGTCGCAATCAGGGACCTGGTGTGCCACCCAAGCATGAGGCACCCATTGTTCTCCTCCACCCGGTACCCATCCCCACCCGCAAACAGCGCCAGTAACATGCTCGCTTGCTTGAACGCGTTCGACCCCAAGTGGACCGCCTCGAACCCGGCCGACCCCATCCTGGCCCGCCACTGCGTCAGCGTCTCGTGCCGCTCCACCCGGTCTGTGCCCTCGCACGCCACCACGTTGCAAATTTGCCTCCCGAGGTACAGCTCCGACATCAATAGGTCCTCAGTCGGCGGCGGCGCCGCCAACCCCGTCGCCACCGATCCCTCCAGCGAGTCAAACAAGCTCGAGTAATAATGCAACGCCTCCGTGAACCGATCCACAAAAACTGGACCGTTGTGGTTGGCTTCCTGCTCCACCACCGTGAAGATCTTCGGCTTGATCTTCCTAACCGTGCCAAGAACTTTCTCGATGGAGCCGGGGCGGGCGAGCATGCGATGCAACTCGAAAACGGAGTTAACCGCAACGGCTTCTCCGGCTCGGATCTCAAGCATTTCGGGGTCAAGATCCGAGAGGCTAGAGCAGACGAAGCCGCGAAACTCGAACTGAACGCCTATGGTTTGTGCCAGTTGTGCAAGCTTCCATCCGACTTGCTGCAGGGAGTCAGTGTTGTCGGTCTGCGGCGGGCCTATTCCAGTGAAACGGAAAGTGGGTGGGCCGCCGGGACGCAATGTGAGGGCTTGCAGGAGTGCGGGCCACTGCATCCCTTGCTTGAGGCCGAAATCGATGACGTGGACCCTGGTGGCAGAAGCGAAGGCCTCGAGTATGGCCTGGTTGGCTGTGAAGTGGGCAAATTTGAGGTAAGGGCAGGACTCGTAGAAGTGCATGTGGAGCACATCTGAGAAAGAAGAGTCCATGGCTTCTTGAGGGTAAATCTGGTAAATCCTCCTCGCAAGTGCCTGTGCAAAGTAAGATGCAACTTTCTTCATGGCACCGGCCTGCGACTGCGCGAGTAGCCCCACGTGCTTCACTAGCGCGTCTGCCAGCTTTAGGTTTTCTTGCTGGACTGCCTCCGCGCAGGCTAAGAGGGTGTGGACTAGACGGACACCTG is a window from the Arachis stenosperma cultivar V10309 chromosome 3, arast.V10309.gnm1.PFL2, whole genome shotgun sequence genome containing:
- the LOC130968174 gene encoding DELLA protein 1-like, which translates into the protein MKRDHSEAGSSYGQQGSSSSSVAKGECSSMSSGKAKMWEEDHDPSSGGGGGGMDELLAALGYKVRNSDMADVAQKLEQLEMVMGTAQEDGISHLATDTVHYDPTDLYSWVQSMINELNPPPTTAAANGTSSSLLCSSQIEENPSRAFTDDSEYDLRAIPGIAVYPQNDEPSNKRLKTNRVPEIGSEGVQEPSRPVVLVDSQETGVRLVHTLLACAEAVQQENLKLADALVKHVGLLAQSQAGAMKKVASYFAQALARRIYQIYPQEAMDSSFSDVLHMHFYESCPYLKFAHFTANQAILEAFASATRVHVIDFGLKQGMQWPALLQALTLRPGGPPTFRFTGIGPPQTDNTDSLQQVGWKLAQLAQTIGVQFEFRGFVCSSLSDLDPEMLEIRAGEAVAVNSVFELHRMLARPGSIEKVLGTVRKIKPKIFTVVEQEANHNGPVFVDRFTEALHYYSSLFDSLEGSVATGLAAPPPTEDLLMSELYLGRQICNVVACEGTDRVERHETLTQWRARMGSAGFEAVHLGSNAFKQASMLLALFAGGDGYRVEENNGCLMLGWHTRSLIATSAWKLPPLSSGGES